A single genomic interval of Methylobacterium bullatum harbors:
- the kdsA gene encoding 2-dehydro-3-deoxyphosphooctonate aldolase — protein sequence MAGSTAFANHLPFALIAGPCQLESRDHAIEIADALKGMTDRLGIGLVFKGSFDKANRTSGSTARGLGLVGALPIFAEIKERFGLPVLTDVHEAAQCAPAAEVIDVLQIPAFLCRQTDLLLAAAATGRVVNVKKGQFLAPWDMAHVAAKVTNAGNPNVLVTERGASFGYNTLVSDMRSLPIMAQVTHGAPVVFDATHSVQQPGGQGATSGGQREFVAVLARAAVAVGVAGLFIETHPDPDHAPSDGPNMVPLKAMPALLETLQAFDRLAKSSG from the coding sequence ATGGCGGGGTCCACCGCCTTCGCCAACCACCTGCCCTTCGCGCTCATCGCCGGCCCGTGTCAGCTCGAGAGCCGCGACCATGCCATCGAGATCGCCGACGCTCTCAAGGGCATGACCGACCGCCTCGGGATCGGCCTCGTGTTCAAGGGCTCGTTCGACAAGGCCAACCGGACCTCGGGCTCCACCGCGCGCGGTCTCGGCCTCGTCGGGGCGCTGCCGATCTTCGCCGAGATCAAGGAGCGCTTCGGCCTGCCCGTCCTCACCGACGTCCATGAGGCGGCCCAGTGCGCGCCGGCGGCGGAGGTCATCGACGTCCTCCAGATCCCGGCCTTCCTGTGCCGGCAGACCGACCTGCTCCTGGCCGCCGCCGCCACGGGCCGCGTGGTGAACGTGAAGAAGGGCCAGTTCCTCGCCCCCTGGGACATGGCCCACGTGGCCGCCAAGGTGACGAATGCCGGCAATCCCAACGTCCTCGTCACCGAGCGCGGCGCCTCGTTCGGCTACAACACGCTGGTCTCCGACATGCGCAGCCTGCCGATCATGGCGCAGGTCACGCACGGGGCCCCCGTCGTGTTCGACGCGACCCATTCGGTGCAGCAGCCGGGCGGGCAGGGCGCCACCTCCGGCGGGCAGCGCGAGTTCGTGGCGGTGCTGGCCCGCGCCGCCGTGGCGGTGGGGGTCGCCGGCCTGTTCATCGAGACCCATCCCGATCCGGATCATGCCCCGTCGGACGGCCCCAACATGGTTCCTCTCAAAGCCATGCCGGCACTACTGGAAACCCTTCAGGCTTTCGATCGCCTCGCGAAGTCCAGCGGCTGA
- the queF gene encoding NADPH-dependent 7-cyano-7-deazaguanine reductase, protein MTSPPPSSDGLQLGHATPLPASPEAARLDRVPNPHPETDYLARFTAPEFTSICPVTGQPDFGILMIDYVPDLWLVESKSLKLYLGAFRNHGAFHEDCTVGIGLTLVDLLKPRYFRIGGYWNARGGIPIDVFWQTGEPPKAIWLPDQGIAPYRGRG, encoded by the coding sequence ATGACCAGCCCGCCCCCCTCCTCCGACGGCCTGCAACTCGGCCACGCCACACCCCTGCCCGCCTCTCCGGAGGCGGCGCGCCTGGACCGGGTGCCGAATCCGCATCCCGAGACCGATTACCTGGCGCGTTTCACCGCGCCGGAATTCACCTCGATCTGCCCGGTCACCGGCCAGCCCGATTTCGGCATCCTGATGATCGACTACGTGCCCGACCTTTGGCTTGTGGAATCGAAATCGCTGAAGCTCTATCTCGGCGCCTTCCGCAATCACGGCGCCTTCCACGAGGATTGCACCGTGGGCATCGGCCTCACCCTCGTCGACCTGCTCAAACCCCGGTACTTCCGCATCGGCGGCTACTGGAACGCGCGCGGCGGCATTCCCATCGACGTGTTCTGGCAGACCGGCGAGCCGCCGAAAGCCATCTGGCTTCCGGACCAGGGGATCGCGCCCTACCGCGGCCGCGGCTGA
- the eno gene encoding Enolase codes for MTAITNIAAREILDSRGNPTIEVDVLLEDGSFGRAAVPSGASTGAHEAVELRDGDKGRYGGKGVRKAVAAVRGDILDAIGGMDAEDQIAVDEAMIELDGTPNKARLGANAILGVSLAVAKAAAETAGLPLYRYVGGTQGRVLPVPMMNIINGGAHADNPIDFQEFMIMPVGASSLAEAVRMGAEVFHTLKSALKKAGHNTNVGDEGGFAPNLPSAEAGLDFVMESIQAAGFKPGTDIVLALDCAATEFFKDGAYHYEGEGQTRSIEAQVDYLAKLVDSYPILSIEDGMSEDDWAGWKLLTEKVGNRCQLVGDDLFVTNVTRLSRGIAENTANSILVKVNQIGTLTETLAAVDMAQRAGYTAVMSHRSGETEDSTIADLAVATNCGQIKTGSLARSDRLAKYNQLIRIEEGLGAQGRYAGKAALKAFAAR; via the coding sequence ATGACCGCGATCACCAACATCGCCGCCCGCGAGATCCTCGACAGCCGGGGCAACCCGACCATCGAGGTGGACGTCCTGCTGGAGGACGGCTCCTTCGGCCGCGCCGCCGTGCCGTCCGGCGCCTCCACCGGCGCTCACGAGGCGGTGGAGCTGCGCGACGGTGACAAGGGACGCTACGGCGGCAAGGGCGTGCGCAAGGCGGTGGCCGCGGTACGCGGAGACATCCTTGACGCCATCGGCGGCATGGATGCCGAGGACCAGATCGCCGTCGACGAGGCGATGATCGAACTCGACGGCACCCCCAACAAGGCGCGGCTCGGCGCCAACGCCATCCTCGGCGTTTCCCTCGCCGTGGCGAAGGCCGCCGCCGAGACCGCCGGCCTGCCGCTCTACCGCTACGTCGGCGGAACCCAGGGACGGGTGCTGCCGGTGCCGATGATGAACATCATCAACGGCGGCGCGCATGCGGACAACCCGATCGACTTCCAGGAATTCATGATCATGCCGGTGGGCGCCTCCTCGCTCGCCGAGGCGGTGCGCATGGGCGCCGAGGTGTTCCACACCCTCAAGAGCGCGCTCAAGAAGGCCGGCCACAATACCAATGTCGGCGACGAGGGCGGTTTCGCCCCCAATCTCCCCTCGGCCGAGGCCGGGCTCGACTTCGTGATGGAATCGATCCAGGCGGCCGGCTTCAAGCCCGGCACCGACATCGTGCTGGCGCTGGACTGCGCCGCCACGGAGTTCTTCAAGGACGGCGCCTACCATTACGAGGGCGAGGGCCAGACCCGCTCGATCGAGGCGCAGGTCGATTACCTCGCCAAGCTCGTGGATTCCTACCCGATCCTGTCCATCGAGGATGGCATGTCCGAGGACGACTGGGCCGGCTGGAAGCTCCTCACCGAGAAGGTCGGCAACCGCTGCCAGCTCGTGGGCGACGACCTCTTCGTCACCAACGTCACCCGCCTGTCGCGCGGCATCGCCGAGAACACCGCCAACTCGATCCTGGTGAAGGTCAACCAGATCGGTACGCTCACCGAGACGCTGGCCGCCGTCGATATGGCGCAGCGCGCCGGCTACACCGCCGTGATGTCCCACCGTTCGGGCGAGACCGAGGATTCCACCATCGCGGATCTCGCCGTTGCCACCAATTGCGGGCAGATCAAGACCGGCTCGCTGGCCCGCTCGGACAGATTGGCCAAGTACAACCAGCTCATCCGCATCGAGGAGGGCCTCGGCGCGCAGGGTCGCTACGCCGGCAAGGCCGCGCTCAAGGCCTTCGCCGCCCGCTGA
- the tagA_2 gene encoding Putative N-acetylmannosaminyltransferase has protein sequence MTTPSRAVLGQVPVAFLGGMSIAALGMQETVDRMAEAVRLHARPGTPLYFTSANGEVMSRHARDAEFAGLVDMADLISADGQPMVTVSRFVGDRALPVRVATTDLYHEVARKAAAEGLTFYLYGATEDENRAAVATTRRLYPALRIVGHHHGYLAGDALTDKIAEIDALAPDILWIALGVPREQAFVRDHGPLLRNVALIKTSGGLFNFLSGSRSRAPAWVQRVGFEWLWRLVQEPRRLFWRYCLTNPHSLYLMLTRSGDRRRARQGEGKTGEGKTGEGKTGEAMALTELEDSDLVGRRAKGA, from the coding sequence ATGACGACGCCGTCCCGGGCGGTCCTCGGGCAGGTTCCCGTGGCCTTTCTCGGCGGTATGTCGATCGCGGCTCTGGGAATGCAGGAGACCGTGGATAGGATGGCCGAGGCCGTGCGCCTCCATGCGAGACCCGGAACGCCCCTCTATTTCACCTCGGCCAACGGTGAGGTGATGTCGCGGCACGCACGGGATGCCGAGTTCGCCGGGCTGGTGGACATGGCCGATCTCATCAGTGCCGACGGACAGCCGATGGTGACGGTGTCACGCTTCGTCGGCGACCGGGCCCTGCCCGTGCGGGTCGCCACCACCGACCTCTATCACGAGGTCGCCCGCAAGGCCGCCGCGGAGGGCCTGACCTTCTATCTCTACGGCGCCACAGAGGACGAGAACCGCGCGGCGGTGGCGACGACGCGGCGCCTGTATCCGGCGCTGCGCATCGTCGGTCATCACCACGGCTACCTCGCGGGCGACGCCCTGACGGACAAGATCGCGGAGATCGACGCCCTGGCGCCGGACATTCTCTGGATCGCCCTGGGGGTGCCGCGCGAGCAGGCCTTCGTGCGGGATCACGGTCCGCTCCTGCGCAACGTCGCCCTGATCAAGACCTCGGGCGGCCTGTTCAACTTCCTCTCCGGAAGCCGAAGCCGGGCACCGGCCTGGGTGCAGCGGGTCGGGTTCGAATGGCTCTGGCGGCTGGTGCAGGAACCCCGGCGCCTGTTCTGGCGATACTGTCTCACCAATCCCCACTCCCTCTATCTCATGCTCACGCGCAGCGGCGACCGTCGGCGCGCGCGGCAAGGCGAGGGCAAGACCGGCGAGGGCAAGACCGGCGAGGGCAAGACCGGCGAGGCGATGGCGCTCACGGAGCTCGAGGACAGCGACCTCGTCGGGAGGCGGGCGAAGGGGGCCTGA